In Saprospiraceae bacterium, one DNA window encodes the following:
- a CDS encoding alpha-ketoglutarate-dependent dioxygenase AlkB: MEQRDLFGNIIPSLTNDKIKSGLTKIENGEYLFYQDFFSKKESDLYLQNLKENIDWKQESMNMYGKQVNFHRLTAWYGDNDKPYSFSGITLAPKVWTRELLEIKDKIEPLSKVQFNSVLLNRYRSGNDSISWHTDAEKELGINPVIASVNFGATRKFQLRHIKTKEKLEIELTHGSLLIMQGELQHFWQHQVPKTSKVVNERINLTFRVIKLQ; encoded by the coding sequence ATGGAACAAAGAGACCTATTTGGCAATATTATACCTTCTTTGACTAACGATAAAATAAAGTCTGGTTTAACAAAGATTGAAAACGGGGAATACTTATTCTATCAAGATTTTTTTTCAAAAAAAGAAAGTGATTTGTACTTACAAAATCTAAAAGAAAACATTGATTGGAAACAAGAATCAATGAATATGTATGGGAAACAAGTGAACTTCCATCGTTTGACAGCGTGGTATGGTGATAATGACAAACCTTATTCATTTTCAGGTATAACATTAGCACCAAAAGTTTGGACAAGAGAGCTTCTTGAAATAAAAGACAAGATTGAACCTTTGTCAAAAGTTCAATTTAATAGCGTTTTGCTTAACCGTTATAGAAGTGGAAACGATTCTATTTCTTGGCATACTGACGCTGAAAAGGAACTTGGAATAAATCCAGTTATTGCTTCTGTAAATTTTGGAGCAACAAGAAAGTTTCAACTAAGACACATTAAAACCAAAGAAAAGTTAGAAATTGAATTAACACACGGAAGTCTTTTAATAATGCAAGGAGAACTGCAACACTTTTGGCAACACCAAGTACCTAAAACAAGTAAAGTTGTAAACGAAAGAATAAACCTAACTTTTAGAGTGATTAAGTTGCAATGA